One region of Carya illinoinensis cultivar Pawnee chromosome 8, C.illinoinensisPawnee_v1, whole genome shotgun sequence genomic DNA includes:
- the LOC122274454 gene encoding uncharacterized protein LOC122274454, with product MKVPSILSKRNIASQYEDASKKLRRLPHVFARVLELPIHSSADVSVEETSDSFRFTAATPANTDHTTIAGDVRAHTIKIFPGVTKIVIRGVGSPFLDELKFDLWRFRLPASTRLDMASARYSSGGELVVTVPKGLDEK from the coding sequence ATGAAGGTCCCCTCGATCCTAAGCAAACGAAACATAGCCTCCCAATACGAAGACGCTTCGAAAAAGCTCCGGAGACTCCCCCACGTGTTTGCCAGAGTCCTCGAGCTCCCGATCCACTCGAGCGCCGACGTTTCGGTGGAGGAAACCTCCGACTCTTTCCGCTTCACCGCTGCCACCCCAGCCAACACCGATCACACAACTATAGCTGGCGATGTAAGGGCGCACACGATCAAAATCTTCCCGGGCGTGACGAAGATCGTGATCAGAGGAGTGGGCAGCCCATTCTTGGATGAACTAAAGTTCGATCTTTGGCGATTCCGCCTCCCGGCTTCGACGAGGCTAGACATGGCGAGCGCTAGGTATAGCAGCGGTGGAGAACTGGTCGTGACAGTGCCGAAAGGCTTGGATGAAAAGTAA